One genomic segment of Acinetobacter sp. C26M includes these proteins:
- the prfB gene encoding peptide chain release factor 2 (programmed frameshift), producing MEINPYLIQLKDLSDRSQTLRGYLDYDLKAERLEEVLRELEDPAIWNDQSRAQAIAKEKGSLENTLGVFDRLAEQLDDAKAMLDLAVEADDESLLLDVQAELDSAEQALGNLEFRRMFSNPMDPNPCFLEIQSGSGGTEAQDWASMLLRMYLRWIERHGFKAELMEVSDGDVAGIKSATIRVDGEFAYGWLRTESGVHRLVRKSPFDSNNNRHTSFSAVFISPEIDDNIEIDINPSDVRTDTYRASGAGGQHINKTDSAVRLTHAPTGIVVACQNQRSQHANRDHAWKQLRAKLYELEMSKRNEAAQALEDSKSDIGWGSQIRSYVLDDSRIKDLRTGVENSNTKAVLDGDLDKFIEASLKQGL from the exons GTGGAAATTAATCCGTATTTAATCCAATTGAAAGACTTATCTGATCGTAGCCAAACACTACGGGGGTATCTT GACTACGATCTAAAAGCTGAGCGTTTAGAAGAAGTTTTAAGAGAATTAGAAGACCCTGCGATTTGGAATGATCAAAGCCGTGCTCAGGCCATCGCAAAAGAAAAGGGCAGTTTAGAAAATACATTAGGTGTATTTGATCGTCTTGCTGAACAGTTAGATGATGCAAAAGCCATGCTTGACCTTGCGGTTGAAGCGGATGATGAAAGTTTATTGTTGGATGTTCAAGCCGAATTAGACAGTGCTGAACAGGCCTTAGGCAATCTTGAATTCCGCCGTATGTTCAGTAATCCGATGGATCCAAATCCATGCTTCCTTGAAATTCAATCTGGTTCAGGCGGTACAGAAGCGCAAGACTGGGCTTCGATGTTATTGCGTATGTATCTACGTTGGATCGAACGTCATGGCTTTAAAGCTGAATTGATGGAAGTGTCAGATGGTGATGTCGCTGGAATTAAATCAGCAACCATCCGTGTGGATGGTGAATTTGCCTATGGTTGGTTACGTACCGAAAGTGGTGTACACCGTTTAGTACGTAAGTCTCCATTTGACAGTAATAACAACCGTCATACTTCATTCTCAGCCGTGTTTATCTCGCCTGAGATTGATGACAATATTGAGATTGATATCAATCCATCCGATGTCCGTACCGATACTTACCGTGCTTCGGGTGCGGGTGGTCAGCACATTAACAAAACCGATTCTGCAGTTCGTTTAACTCATGCACCGACAGGTATTGTGGTGGCGTGTCAGAACCAACGTTCACAGCATGCCAACCGTGACCATGCGTGGAAGCAATTACGTGCCAAACTTTATGAACTCGAAATGAGTAAACGTAATGAAGCAGCTCAAGCTTTAGAAGACTCGAAGTCAGATATCGGTTGGGGAAGTCAGATTCGCTCGTATGTACTAGACGATTCACGCATTAAAGACCTGCGTACTGGTGTGGAAAATTCCAATACCAAAGCAGTATTAGATGGTGACTTGGATAAGTTCATCGAAGCAAGTTTGAAACAAGGTTTATAA